The window GACAGTGTACAATTACCATCCGAAATATGGGTAGACACTGTAGGGACTTTTTATGACACATTGCAAGCAGGAAATGGCTGTGACAGCATAATAACAACGAACGTGTCGCTTTTCAATCCCATTGAGTTGGTTGAAAATGGTGATTTCGAAGACGGTGACACAGCATTTGATTCCGACTACACATATAATCCTTACACCACTCCATATACAAGCAACTTACTTGAAAGCCAATACGATGTCGGCACCAATCCATCTTCAACACACCAATGTTTTGCATCATGCTCTGACCACACATCCGGAAGCGGAAACATGATGATTATTAATGGTGCACCAACAGCAAACGTAAAAGTTTGGAAACAAACCGTAAGTGTGCAACCTAATAGGTATTACGAATTTTCAGCATGGCTAAGTAATATTACATGCGGTGTTGGATATAACGCTGTTCTTCAGTTCTCTATTGGTGGAACTTTAATTGGGGACACTATCGAGTCAGATTCGGCACTATGCTCTTGGAAACAATTTTACCAGATTTGGAATTCAGGAAGCAATACTTCTGTTGAGATATCAATCGTGAATCAAAATACAAATGCCAATGGAAATGACTTTGCACTTGATGATATTTCATTTAAAGAAATTTGCGATACTACAGGGTTAGGGTTTTATAAAACAGGAAAAAACACTTTAAAAATTGATGAATACGGGTATAGCAATAAACTGAACGTTTACCCTAATCCAACAAGAAACAACATATTCATCCAAGCCAAAGAATCACTTAAAGGCGGGTATATCATCAAAGTATATGAATCTACAGGACGTATAGTTTTATCAAAACAATTTATGACCACTAATGCTGAAATAATAAATGTACCCGTAGACGAGTTATCAGAGGGATCATACATTATAAATATTTCAAACATCGATAACACCATCAATGAAAACCACAAAATAATATTAATAAAATAGTCTATTAAAGAACTGAAAAAGAGCTTGACACTCGTGTCAAGCTCTTTTTTATGTTAACCACAGTTAAAACAAAAAAGCCATCCGGACGTGGATGGCTTCTAATTTTTGTGGGCCCACCTGGGCTCGAACCAGGGACCCCCTGATTATGAGTCAGGTGCTCTAACCGGCTGAGCTATAGGCCCGCAAACCCCAAGGGTTTTGCTAAAAGGACTGCAAAAGTAATGCAGCGTTTTTACTTGCGCAAGTTTTTACCTGCCAATTTTTATTCTTTCACGTGGGCATACAAACGGTCGATATCGTTTGCGTACTTGGTTTCAATCACTCGGCGTTTGGCTTTTTGGGTAGGGGTCAGTTCGCCCTCGTCAATGCTAAACGGCTTACGCTTAACAATAAACCCTTTGATACGCTCAAATTTTGCCAACTGGTTTGATAGTGCTTTTATGTCTTCATCAATCCACTTCACAATCTTCTCATCTTGTATAAATGCTTCACCTGTTTCAAAAAAGTCGCTCGCAATTTTAAACTGCTCCATCAACTCTTCTTTTGAGGGAATAACAATGGCAGTAAGGTGTTCACGCTTATCGCCTATCAAGAAAATCTGTTCTATCTTATTACTGCGTAAATACACATTCTCTACAGGGGCAGGATAAATGTTTTTACCGTAGGCATTCACAATCATGTTTTTGATACGGTCAGTGATTTTAAGGTTACCCTTATAAAACTTACCGATATCACCTGTATGGAACCAGCCGTCGGCATCAATTACTTTGGAGGTATCTTCAGGCTTGTTCCAATATCCCATCATTACATTGGGCCCTTTAATGCATATTTCGCCTTCTTCGCTCTCAAAATCAAAATCCTGGCTTTCATAGGTTTGTTCGGTAATAATCACACCGGTATCGGGATTTTTAAGGCATACTGTGTTACCGGGAGCTATGCGACCTACCGTACCAAACACCTGCCTTTCAAACTCATTTACGCATACAAACGGCGAGGTCTCGGTAAGACCGTAACCTTCCATCACTCTGATGCCAATATTTCCGAAAAACTCACCTACGTGTTGAGGTAGTGGCCCCCCTCCTGATATAATCATACGGATATTACCGCCAAGATTGGCTTTAATATCACTAAACACCAGCTTATCGGCTATAAAATGCTGCAAGGCTAATACGGGAGTTAACCCTTTACCTTCTTCGCGACGCAAGCGTGCTTTTTGACCCACCTTAAGTGCCCATAAGAAAATACTGTTTTTAAGTTTGCCCTTACCTGCTGCCTTTTTACGCACCTTTTCCTCAATGCGCTCCAATAGACGGGGCACGGTGGCAATAATGGAAGGCTTAATTTCTTTTACGTTGGTTGCTATGGTATCCACGCTAACGGCAAAAGCCATCTCGGTAGCTACACACGACCCAAGGTAATAAGTTACCATGCGCTCATACACGTGACTAAGCGGTAGGAAGGACAAAAAGCGATCGGCGGAGCTAATGGCTTTACACAAAATAAGCGCCATCACAATATTGCTCATAATGTTGCCGTGCGAAAGCATCACCCCTTTAGGAACGCCAGTTGTACCTGATGTATAGATGAGCATCGCCAAATCGCCGGGGGTGGCTTTTGCTAACTCTTCTTCAATGGCAGCGTGGTATTTGCCATACAAGCTCTTCCCTATTTCGTAAACCTTTTCTAACTCTATAATCCCTTCGTCTTCAACTGCCTTAGAGTCGGTATAGTTGATTATTATCTTTTGCAAGGCAGGACAAAGACTGCGAACCTTCAACACTTTTTTAAGCAGAAAGGGCGAGCCTACTAATACTACCCTCGAACCCGAATCGTTAAGGATGTATTCGATTTCTCCTTCTGAAAGGGTTGGGTAAATCGAGGCATTTACCGCACCAATTTGTTGCAAGCCTTGATCAAAAAAGATAAACTCGGGGCAGTTTTCTAATATCAACGCTGCACGGTCGCCCTTGCGCAGTCCCAAATCGTACAAGTATGCCGAAATAGCATTCAATTTCTCAAATGTCTCTGCATAGGTAATGGCCTTGTACTCGTTACCCACCTTTTCATACATGTAATTGTGGTGGGGTGTTTTAATTTTACTGGCCGCGTTGCGCATCATGTGATGCAACGAGGGGTATGGCAACTCTATTTCCATAAATCTTCTTTAGTTGTTATGACTAATCAACTACAAATTTTGTTTTTATAAAGCAGCTATCCTTACGGTTTAGCGCATTGGTTAAGGTTAGTTTTTGCAATATTTGCAAAACTGAATCACTAATATACTTATGAAATCGTTTTATACAATACTGCTACTTATAGTTTCTAACGCTTTTATGAATATGGCCTGGTACGGACACCTTAAGTTTAAGGAGTGGAAGTTTATGGAAGGCTGGGGACTTTGGGGTGTAATACTCATCAGCTGGGCGATTGCTTTTTTTGAATACTGTTTCCAAGTGCCGGCTAACCGTTTGGGTTACAAGGAAAACGGCGGGCCGTTTAGCCTGATGGAATTAAAAGTAATGCAGGAAGTAATAACACTGGTGGTGTTTGTTTTGTTTTCAGTAGTGTTTTTTAAGAACGAAACCTTACGCATCAACCACCTTATCGGTTTTGTGTTTTTGGTACTTGCCGTATATTTTATTTTTAAGAAATAACTGCATTACCCCTTACGACGGGTATAAAACCCGTCGCTATTGAAAATGTTGTGTCTAATGGTGTTAAACCATTCGACACACGCCCACCAACAAAACAGCATTTTATATGCTGGCTTCAATAATCCTTGTTACGGTGTTATCAGGTTACGCAGTTATGCTGTTATTTTTGTTACGCGCCGCACAAGGGATTGCGACGTTAGTGCCAAACCTGTGAAACTGACAAAGAACAACTACCGAATTGTAATTGGAAAAACTAAATAAATCCCCGACGGGTATAAAACCCGTCGCTCTTGGAAATGTTGTGTCGAATGGTTTAAAACCATTTGACACAAGCCCACCAACAAAACAGCATTTTATAAGCTGTTAAAACCACAATAAAAAAGCCCCGAACGCATCACGTTCAGGGCTTACACATTATTCAATTACTAAAACCCAATTATTTAGTAAGCAATTCTTCGCTGCGTTTAATAAACGCACTCATCTCCTCGCCTGTAAGCAGGTTTTGCTGCAACTTGGCAAGATCGACCGCTTGTTTCACCAAGCTGTTTTTAGCATCGGTATTTTCCTCGTTCGCAATCTTTCCGGCCAAAGGATGGTTGCTGTTTATCAGCACTTGGTAGCTGTCGCCCATGCCGCCAAACATCTGCCCCATGCCGTTCATCATTGCCATTTCCTGCATACGGCGCTCAAACTCAGGTTTGGTAATAGTGATAAAATGGTCGTCGGGGCTTAGTGCCTCCGATTCAATGCGCCACTTATCGTTATTAATACCCAGCTTAAACACTTCTTTCAAGCCGTTCACTTGTTCGTCGCTCAATACCGATTCGCGTTTTTCGTCTTTGTTAATCAACTTATCAATCACATCGGCATCAATGCGGAAAATGCGGTTATCAGGATTTTTATTTTCAAGGTAGCTGATAAAGTGGTTGTCCAACGGACCGCCCAACTCCAACACATCGTAGCTGCGTTTTTTTGCCGCCTCAATAAAACTGTATTGTTTATTGGCATCGTTGGTATACAGCAAGATTACCTTATTGTCTTTGTCCGTTTGCAAAGGCTTCACCTTCTCCACGTATTCATCAAACGTGTAAAACTCTTTATCGGTGTTTTGCAACAGACTGAATTTACCCGATTTTTCAGCAAATTTCTCATCGCTCACCGTCCCGAATTTCACAAACAACCCTACGTTTTCCCACTTCTCTTCGTAGGCTTTGCGGTCGTTGTTAAATATCTCTTGCAATTTATCGGCAACCTTGCGGGTAATATAACCGGTAATTTTTTTCACGTTACCGTCGGCTTGCAATGCACTGCGCGACACGTTCAACGGAATATCCGGACTATCAATCACCCCGTGCAGCAGCATTAAAAACTCAGGCACAATGTCTTTCACCTCTTCGGTTACAAACACTTGGTTGCTGTATAACTGTATTTTATTGCGTTGGATATCGAAATTATCCTTCACCTTGGGAAAATACAAAATGCCTGTCAGGTTGAAGGGATAATCCACGTTCAGGTGAATCCAAAACAACGGAGGCTCGCTAAAAGGGTACAGCGATTTGTAAAACTCTTTGTACTCTTCCTCGGTAATATCGGCGGGCTTTTTAGTCCACAAAGGCTGGGTGTTGTTAATCACCTCGCCGTCAAATTCAATTTCAACGGGTAAAAAGCGGCAATATTTCTCCAACAACCCTTTTACGCGAATTTTTTGTAAAAACTCTGCGCTTTCTTCGGTAATATGGAGGATAATATCCGTTCCGCGCTCGGCACGGTCGTGAGCATCAATGCTAAATTCAGTGCTGCCTTCGCATACCCAGTGGGCGGCAGTGGTATCGTCTTTATAAGATTTGGTAATAATTTCAACCTTATCAGCCACCATAAAACTTGAGTAGAAACCCAAGCCAAAATGTCCGATAATGGCAGCCGCATCTTTATCCTTGTATTTCTCAACAAACTCTTCGGCACCGCTAAACGCAATCTGGTTAATGTACTTTTCAATCTCCTCGGCAGTCATACCAATGCCCACGTCTTTAATGGTAATGGTTTTGGCCTCCTCGTTCAATTCCACGCGTATTTTCAAGTCACCCAAATCACCTTTAAACTCACCCGTTCCGGCAAGGGTTTTCAGCTTTTGGGTAGCATCCACTGCGTTGCTTACCAACTCACGTAAAAAAATCTCGTGGTCGCTGTATAAGAACTTCTTAATGATAGGAAAAATGTTCTCCGTGTGTACACTAATGTTGCCTTTTTGCATAGTTTCGTAATCGTTTAGTTCTTCATCCATTTATCAGTAACTATGCCGAGGATGGAGAGGTGACAGAATGGCGGAACTAGCTTATAAAATTTAACTCTGGGCTGTATCTTTCCTCTGGTTCTTTCACAAGAAAGTTTGATAGTTCTTCTGGAGTATTAAAACCGTTAATTTTTTCTTTGTATTTATTGGAAGTTTGCAAATTCTCAATTTCCAGCTTTCTACATTTACTTATTTCCAAATATTCTTTTTCAATATCAATTCCCAAATACCTTCGGTTAAGTAAATTGGCTGCAATTCCGGTGGTGCTGCTTCCGGCAAAAGGGTCAAGGATCCAGGCATTAGGTTTTGTGGAAGCAAGAATTAAACGGGTTAATACAGAAAGTGGTTTTTGGGTAGGGTGTTTACCACATGTTTTTTCCCATTTTGCAATAGCAGGCAACTTCCACACGTCTTTCATTTGCTTATCCCCATTCAGTTGCCTCATAAGCTCATAATTATAATAATGGGGTGTTTTGGGGTTTTTACGTGCCCAAATAATCAACTCAGTTGAATGGGTAAAATAACGACATGAAAAGTTTGGAGGTGGATTTGTTTTTTCCCAAGTAACAACGTTTAATATTTTAAAATTTAGCTCAGTTAAAATTTGACCAATCGAAAATATATTATGATGAGTACCACTAATCCATATAGTGGCATCTTCCTTCATTTTTTCTCTTACCGGGTAAAGCCACTTACGGTTAAAATCATTAACAAAATCGTATCCTCTAAACTTATCCCATTTGCCTTTGTTAACACTAACTACTTTGCCACTTTGAATCGTCAATCCATTGTTTGATAAAAAATAGGGAGGATCAGCAAACACCATATCGAACTTATGCTCAAACTGTGGCAACAATTCCATTGAATCTCCCTGTAGGAGATAAAAGTTTTTATCGTTGGATTTATAGTATGGAATCAATATGTTATTGTTTTTCTTGTAATAGTGTTTTCAAAACACCGTATTTCAACATTTCTAAATTCAACAAATAGTCAGCTTTATCAAAATATTCCCTTAAAGGCTTTTCTGTTGATTTCCAGCCAAACCCATCGGTTACCCAAATGAATTCTATCCCTTGAGCATTCCAGTAATCATTCATTTTGCTGTATTCCGTAGCGGTTGATTTTAACTTTGAACCACCACCTCCATAAAAATTACATTCAATAAAACACAATTTGTTTCCCTTATTCACCGCAAAATCAATATTTCTGGAAGATTTGTCCACAATAATATCGAGGTTCCAATCTCTTTTTATTTTTTTAGCATTAGCCTGAGGCATATAAGCTAAGTTTAACTCAGCGCAGGTTTTCGCAATAAAGTTTTCCGTCAGCGCTTCCATAAGGGTTCCGCCCCTGTTTTTCCGTCCATTGCTATCTAAACCAACTTCAACGCCAGTTACATAATCAACAAGGTTTTTGATTTTTTTGTCCTTAAACAGTGTTCCAATGCCAGATTTTATGATAAAATCCGTCAACTCTTTACAGTCATTATCCGTTAACTTTCGATGTTGAAATGAGTAGTTTTTGTAAACAAAATTTTCGGCATCAATTAATATATCAATAGATTGTTCTCTAATGGCAATTAGAGCGGGGAACGCTTTAATTACTTGGGGATACTCTTGTAGCAAATTAAACATCTCACCCTCGATGTCTTCTTTACCAATAAGTACATTAAGAAGATTTAACTCCTTTTCAATCGGAGTTATGTTTTCAAGCACCTTTACCCAATTCACAAAATAGTCCCATTGGGTTATTTTTTCTTTAAAAGTACTTGTTATGTATTTAAAAAGGGCATCGTCATCAGGTATATTAAGCAACTGACAAAGCTTCTTCATAAGGATAATTAGTGATTAATAGTTCATTTAACTCGCCTCGTTTTTCAGGATTGGCATTAATTATCCTTTTGGCCTTTACACGAGATATGTTGAATCCACTATAAAGATCATCAAAGAAATTATTTTCCTTGTTTTCCCCTTTAACATCAGAATTACTTAATAACCATTTGTGGCCGAGCATATTTAGTTTATCACAAAAATTTTTTAACCGAATTTGCTCATCATCATTAAATTCATCCTTAGCATATGAATTGAAGCTTGACGTATTGCTTAACGGCTTGTAAGGAGGGTCTAAATAGAAAAACGTATTATCCCCTGCGTAGTTTAGAGTTTCCTCAAAGTCAACATTTAGTATTTCAACTTTCTGAAGAGCGTTACTAGCCGCTAAAATATTTTCCTTATCACAAATAGCAGGGGTTTTATAACTACCTATTGGAACATTAAATAAGTTGTTTTTGTTAACACGATATAAGCCATTAAAACATGTTCTGTTTAAAAAAATAAACAAGGCCGCCTGAGTTTCCATGCTACTTTTCCTGCTGTTATAAAGGTTTCTACAGGCGTAGTAATACTCTTTCCGTTTTTCTTCATTCAAACAGTGATATTCCTTTTGCCAGTTATCTAAAATTGCAATTAGTTTTTCCGGAGATGTAGCAATCATCCTATAAGTGTTAATCAAATCCGTATTAATATCATTGATAACTGCTTTTTTCAAGTTTTTGAATTGGGTAAGCATCCAAAATAATACGGCTCCACTGCCAACAAATGGCTCAACATATACTAAATTCTCATTTTTTATTTCATCCGGTAAAAAGCTTTGAATTGCAGGTAATAGCTGAGTTTTACCACCTGCCCACTTTAAAAAGGGTTTAGCCGCACTGTTTGTTCTGTTTCTCACAAAGTCTTCTTTTGCTTTAATCAATCTCAAAAATAAGACTTTTGACCGACAACAGGTAAACTATGAACTTATCCCTTCGTTTCCTTGTGCTACATTTTAAAAAATTATTGTGCCACAGAAGAAATCTTAGAAGTAAAATGCTCGCTATTGGCAGGACTACGAGCGCAGCATCTCCACCCCCTACCCCCGCAAGCGGGGGATATTGAACGACGAACGAAATTTGATACTCGAAAAGTTAATGAGGTAGGTCAGCACCCCCAATGTCCTCCTTTGGAGGAGGATGTAGGAGGAGGAAAACCACCGTCATCCCGAACTTGGTTCGGGATCGTATAGGTAAATCTCGTTAATGGTGATGAGATGCCGAAACAAGTTCGGCAGAACTACCCGAATTGTCATTTCCACCCCCTACCCCCGCAAGCGGGGGATATTGAACGACGACCGAAATTTGATACTCGAAAAGTTAATGAGGTAGGTGAGCACCCCAATGTCCTCCAAGAGGGGAGAGGTTTTTATACTTTCCGTGTTTTTACATTCTTTAAAAGTCCATATTTTAAAGCACTTACAGTCTTTACATCTTTTCATTGTTTGTTATTCTTTTCTATTTTTTGTTAATTTGCTGTACCTATGTTGTACCTTAAATCAGGTCGTAGGGTAAAAACAAACGATGGCATCTATAAAACTTGTACTACGGAAATCTAAGACCCTTGCGGACGGAACCCACCCCATTGCAATACGGTTTACCGTTCACCGAAAATCAAAGTTCATCTTTACGGGCAAATCTTCTTTGGCTGCACACTGGGATGACAAACAAGGACTGCCGAATAAAAAGCATCCCCTTGCCTCAGAGCTAAAAATCTACTTATTAAAGCGTAAACGCGATGCAGAAGTGGAACTGTTGGGCTTGCAAAACCAAGATGCGAACCTGACAGCTACATTGGTAAAAGAGAAAGTAAAGAAAAGCAAGGTGGACAAAGCTGTATTCCCGTTTTTTGATGCTACCATAGCTGACTTAAAGAAATCAGGCCAAGTTAGTACCCGCCGAAACTACAATGCTGCTAAAAATATGTTGTTGGACTTTATGAAAGGCAGCCAAAGTTTGCAGTTCTCAGAAATCGACCTTGTGTTTTTGCGCAAGTATGACCAATACATGATTGCTAAGGGTTTTAAAATGAATACCCGTTATTGCTATTTATCAAAACTGAAAGCCTTGTTTACCTTAGCTGACATCCCCTATGAAAAAAGCCCGTTTAAGGATTTTCAGATAGCTCACCTCAAGAAAGATGAAGTGGAGCATAGGGCATTGGATAAAAGCAGCCTGAAAGGCTTATTAAGTTACAAAGCAGAGGAGGGAAGCCCTAAATTCTATGCAATGGTATATTTCACCTTTAGCTATTACTGTTGGGGCATGAACTTTACCGATATAGCCCACTTAAAATGGAAAAACATTTATAGCGGACGTTTAACCTATAACAGGTCAAAGACAAATAAGCTGTACAACATCGAACTATTAGAACCTGCGTTGAAGATATTGGAGTACTTCAAAATCCAACGGTACGGACAAGAGGGAACACCGAATGGTGAAGATTTTGTGTTTCCGATTATTGACCCTGCCGTCCACAATACCCCTGAAAAGCTGAAAAACGTCAAACAGAATAAATTAAGCAAAATCAATGAACATTTAAAGAAAATTGCCAAAGAACTCAAAATACCCGCCGACATTACCAGCTATTGGGCAAGGCACTCTTTTGCCACCCACCTGCGGGACTTGGATATTTCCACTGCTAAAATACAAACGATGCTTGGCCATACCACCGAAGAAATGACACAAGTGTACCTTGACAGCATTAAAAACAACGAACTGGACAATGCCGCAAAACAATTGCTGCTTTGAGACAAGACACCGTGTCAACCCACAGCCGGATTAAGCCCGTTTTCCAACAACACGTTGTTGGAGTTAAAAACAGGTTAATCAGTTAACTATCAGTTGAGTAGATAAAATTATCAAAAAACACTCTGTTTTTACCAAAATTAACTAATTACTACTGAAACACTTGCAAAAACAAGGCGTTGGGAATTTTCCAACACCTTGTTTTTCAGGATTAGTATAACTGATTGGTTATTAATTTAATCCAAAAAACCACCTGCAACAACGTGTTGTTTTTAAAAGGCGTTTATACATCCCATCCTGTGCTATCTGCCGTTATTGGCTTTGTCGAAAATATGGCATTTGTTTGTACTTTCTGCACCTGCTTTCGTTTATATGTGAAATAATAGCTGAATAAACACCGTTTGTTGTTTCACATTTATGATTTTCAGAACACACATTTCAAAGGAGAGGAACCAAACTATGAATTTACGGAATGATTTGAATGCGGAGGTATTGCTCGCACATTTTAAAAACTATTTTCAGAATTACAACGACACCACCCACTTGTTTGATGCTGGGGACACCTCCAAAGAATTAGGGCACGGCTACCCAAAAGGGTATTTTAAACTCTTCAACTTACCTACCCTCAAAGAAGGGATTGATATTGAGGAAGTCAACAAGGCAATTATGAAGGTAATTATGGATAATTACGGCCAATTACCTAAACTCGACGGCATACCCGAACCTGAAGTGGAATACAACCAGCTCTTGGGTATCAATATAAATTTCAAGAGAATAGTGGTAACCCACCCGGACGGACGTGTCAGTACGGTTAGCTTTCGTTACAAATTTTACAGGCTTGGTTACGTGGTAAAATTCTTGTTTACCAAAGATGTTTGGAAAAAGGCCATTATCTACAATAGTTTTCTCAAATCAAGAACCACTGAAACAGTGCAAGGCCAACCGCCAGCCGTCGGTAAAACCCTTACTGCTGAAAATGTGCTTGAGCAAATAGCCAACAATGACGGACTGTTAGGATTACAGGGGAATGAAGCCCTTTATACCATACGCAGGCAACGTATGGCTTTATTGTTAATTTTTAATGCCATGCGTTTGGATATTACCACGGTAAACCTTGCCGCAATTGCCCGTTTAATATATATCCTTACTGCTAAGGAAATCCCTAAAGGGAGTGTGAAGCTGTATAATTCCAATATTTACAAATCCCTGAAAAACCCTAACAACGTTTCGGCGGAACGTAACAAAGAAGACTTGCTTTTTCTTAAAGGAGCATTTGAAGATTTGAATTTGCCCAACGACCCAATCGTAGAAAAAATAATCAATGACATCGAAGAAGAGTTAGAGGTTTTAGGCAGCTAAAAGAAGGCTGTTTACAAACATGGGGTGCCCTATCCGCTAATTTTTTGCCCACCCCATGTTCTAACACATTTAAAATCAGGATAAAAAAATTTGCTATGGGGTGCCCACCCCATAAGGGCACCCCATACAGATTTTGCTAAATATTTGTTGCCATTACTCGAATAAACAATGGCACCTAATCCCTTCACTGAAATTTACGAAAAGTTAGATGCTCTTACCTTACTGGTAGTTGAGCTTAACAGAAAAGTCCACGGAAGTTCTAAAACCGCTGCCACGGGTTTACCCATGAACGTCCAACAAGCTGCGGACTATCTTGATATGGCTAAGGCAACCCTTTATGTAATGACCCACAAGC of the Bacteroidota bacterium genome contains:
- a CDS encoding helix-turn-helix domain-containing protein, translated to MAPNPFTEIYEKLDALTLLVVELNRKVHGSSKTAATGLPMNVQQAADYLDMAKATLYVMTHKREIPHFKRGKRVFFYEEDLEKWLKEKRQKTVKEIQDEV